The following coding sequences are from one Mycobacteriales bacterium window:
- a CDS encoding MBL fold metallo-hydrolase — protein MTITKISVGPMDNNAYLLRSPATGDAVLIDAANEPDRLLDLVRDIPLRAIVTTHRHGDHWQALAAVREATGAQVVAHTLDAPELPVDVDRTVEHGDTVPVGESTLSVIHLRGHTPGSIALRFDQPGAHPHLFTGDSLFPGGPGKTAGPEQFASLMTDLEDRVFDPLPDPTWVYPGHGNDTTLGTERPHLAEWRDRGW, from the coding sequence CTGACGATCACGAAGATCTCCGTCGGCCCCATGGACAACAACGCCTACCTGCTGCGCAGCCCGGCCACGGGCGACGCCGTACTGATCGATGCCGCGAACGAGCCGGACCGGCTGCTCGACCTCGTCCGCGACATCCCGCTCCGCGCGATCGTGACGACCCACCGGCACGGCGACCACTGGCAGGCCCTCGCCGCCGTCCGCGAGGCGACCGGGGCGCAGGTGGTGGCGCACACCCTCGACGCACCCGAGCTGCCGGTCGACGTCGACCGGACCGTCGAGCACGGCGACACCGTCCCGGTCGGGGAGTCGACCCTCTCGGTGATCCATCTGCGCGGGCACACCCCGGGCAGCATCGCGCTGCGCTTCGACCAGCCGGGCGCCCACCCGCACCTGTTCACCGGCGACTCGCTCTTCCCGGGCGGCCCCGGCAAGACCGCCGGCCCCGAGCAGTTCGCCAGCCTGATGACCGACCTCGAGGACCGGGTCTTCGACCCGCTGCCCGACCCGACCTGGGTCTATCCGGGGCACGGCAACGACACCACTCTCGGCACCGAACGCCCGCACCTCGCGGAGTGGCGCGACCGCGGTTGGTGA
- a CDS encoding DUF2156 domain-containing protein, with translation MPADAATGERATSTARRVTLLILRRCPFTVAVVVALLVVGAATTTLWHATEHQSWYPNVAFGLPSFEKARWWTLVTGPWFAISPIVYLPLIVSFALLVGYTEWQVGTRRAATYCVGGQLVGVVGAAFFLWIFRDSGWTWAHQLAGGLDVGFSAGALASIAIVTARIRAPWRLRVRAVLVGYVAISVLYVGTLANLEHAVAVAVALPLGHRLVGGVPAHDRAGPSRREWRLIAAVGLAVIAGIRFVVWLLPGNGPLGSTAGTGGSAAEVAVVLVVTALLVNGLRRGRRVAWRWAVGFSGFFVALALLAAVLLIVAGAIPGPNPNIDVGGEPLFVADGVLWAGMLLVLIAGRHAFAVPGRRRRRRGVPGAVDRDEAVALLRRHGGDHLSWMTTWPANSYFGGDGTQAYVAYRVQAGVALGLGDPVGLRAARLTSVRSFASMCDAAGLTPCLFSVGASVAAAAEEIGWQSLQVAEDTVIDLAGLEFRGKSWQGVRTALNRAKKEGIEYRLVALADEPRAVIHQVREISEEWVGDKGLPEMGFTLGGVDEALDRQVRVGLATDGDGRVQGVTSWLPVYDGSDRIAGWTLDVMRRRSDGFRPVVEYLIASACLAFQAEGADFISLSAAPLARSESAHAATTLDRLLDALGAALEPYYGFRSLHTFKMKFKPRYEPLYLVYRDEADLPRIGIALTRAYLPDADARDLLRLATTGRE, from the coding sequence GTGCCGGCGGACGCCGCGACCGGCGAGCGCGCGACATCAACTGCCCGACGCGTCACGCTGCTGATCCTGCGCCGGTGTCCCTTCACGGTCGCCGTCGTCGTCGCGCTGCTCGTCGTCGGTGCCGCGACGACGACGCTGTGGCACGCCACCGAGCATCAGTCGTGGTATCCCAACGTCGCCTTCGGTCTGCCGTCCTTCGAAAAGGCGCGCTGGTGGACGTTGGTGACCGGGCCGTGGTTCGCGATCTCACCGATCGTCTACCTTCCGCTGATCGTGTCGTTCGCGCTGCTCGTCGGATACACCGAGTGGCAGGTCGGGACCCGGCGGGCGGCGACGTACTGCGTCGGCGGGCAGCTGGTCGGCGTAGTCGGCGCGGCGTTCTTCCTCTGGATCTTCCGCGACAGCGGGTGGACGTGGGCGCACCAGCTCGCCGGTGGTCTCGACGTGGGCTTCTCCGCCGGTGCGCTGGCGTCGATCGCCATCGTCACCGCGCGGATCCGGGCGCCGTGGCGGCTGCGCGTGCGCGCCGTACTCGTCGGCTACGTCGCGATCTCGGTCCTCTACGTCGGCACGCTCGCGAACCTCGAGCACGCGGTCGCGGTGGCAGTCGCGCTGCCGCTGGGCCACCGCCTCGTCGGCGGTGTGCCGGCGCACGACCGGGCCGGACCGAGCCGGCGGGAGTGGCGTCTCATCGCCGCGGTCGGGCTCGCCGTGATCGCCGGGATCCGCTTCGTGGTCTGGTTGCTCCCGGGTAACGGGCCGCTCGGATCCACCGCCGGGACAGGCGGATCCGCGGCCGAGGTCGCGGTCGTGCTCGTCGTGACCGCACTCCTGGTCAACGGGCTGCGGCGCGGGCGACGGGTGGCCTGGCGGTGGGCCGTCGGCTTTTCCGGATTCTTCGTCGCCCTGGCCCTTCTCGCGGCCGTGCTCCTGATCGTCGCCGGGGCGATCCCCGGGCCGAACCCGAACATCGACGTCGGCGGCGAGCCGTTGTTCGTCGCCGACGGAGTGCTGTGGGCCGGCATGCTGCTGGTGCTCATTGCCGGGCGACATGCTTTCGCCGTACCGGGGCGGCGACGGCGGCGACGCGGGGTCCCCGGCGCGGTCGACCGTGACGAGGCGGTCGCGCTGTTACGCCGGCACGGCGGCGACCACCTGTCGTGGATGACGACCTGGCCGGCAAACTCCTACTTCGGCGGCGACGGCACCCAGGCCTACGTCGCCTACCGGGTGCAGGCCGGTGTCGCGCTCGGACTCGGTGACCCGGTCGGGCTCCGGGCCGCCCGGCTGACGTCCGTCCGGTCCTTCGCGTCGATGTGCGACGCGGCCGGACTCACCCCGTGCCTCTTCTCGGTCGGTGCATCGGTCGCGGCGGCGGCCGAGGAGATCGGCTGGCAGTCGCTGCAGGTCGCCGAGGACACGGTGATCGACCTCGCCGGGCTCGAGTTCCGCGGGAAGTCCTGGCAGGGCGTGCGCACCGCGCTCAACCGGGCGAAGAAGGAGGGCATCGAATACCGACTGGTGGCACTCGCCGACGAACCGCGCGCGGTGATCCACCAGGTGCGGGAGATCTCCGAGGAATGGGTGGGGGACAAGGGACTCCCCGAGATGGGCTTCACCCTGGGCGGCGTCGACGAGGCCCTCGACCGGCAGGTGCGGGTCGGGCTCGCGACCGACGGCGACGGCCGGGTGCAGGGCGTCACGTCCTGGCTGCCGGTGTACGACGGGAGTGACCGGATCGCCGGCTGGACCCTCGACGTGATGCGCCGCCGTAGCGACGGATTCCGGCCGGTGGTCGAGTACCTCATCGCCTCGGCCTGCCTGGCTTTCCAGGCCGAGGGCGCGGACTTCATCTCCCTGTCCGCGGCTCCGTTGGCACGCAGCGAATCGGCCCACGCGGCGACGACGCTGGACCGGCTGCTCGACGCACTCGGCGCCGCACTTGAGCCCTACTACGGCTTCCGATCCCTGCACACGTTCAAGATGAAGTTCAAGCCGCGCTACGAACCGTTGTACCTCGTCTACCGCGACGAGGCGGACCTGCCGCGGATCGGAATCGCCCTCACCCGGGCCTACCTGCCTGATGCGGACGCCCGGGATCTCCTTCGGCTGGCGACGACGGGGCGTGAGTGA
- a CDS encoding mandelate racemase/muconate lactonizing enzyme family protein, producing MRLTALETLRPDFQPNVLLLQLHTDDGAVGLGETFFSPDAAESYLHSVVAPALLGRTDPRPERVGRLLAPYVGYQGGGVETRALGAVDIALWDLLGRQAGLPVTDLLGGPVRDDIDVYNTCAGPGYIATSGRQESANWGVGGTSRYEDLEAFLHRPAELAKELLAEGIGGMKVWPFDTAAERSAGNEISPAELDAGLRCLAAIRDSVGLDMRLMVELHGLWNRPTAERICAAVAPYQPFWVEDPLRGDQVEAFSRLASRVDVPIATGETCVGRRGFLPLLQAGALDVVTVDVQWTGGITEARKVAALADTYGVPVAPHDCTGPVSLAACLHLVMSQPNGLIQETVRAFLRTWYADLVVGLPEVVDGRIAPTREPGLGLRLVDGLADRTDVQRRISTV from the coding sequence GTGCGGCTCACCGCCCTGGAGACGTTGCGCCCCGATTTCCAGCCCAACGTGCTGCTGCTCCAGTTGCACACCGACGACGGCGCGGTCGGGCTCGGCGAGACATTCTTCAGCCCGGACGCGGCCGAGTCCTACCTGCACTCGGTAGTGGCACCGGCGCTGCTCGGCCGGACCGATCCCCGTCCGGAACGAGTCGGCCGATTGCTCGCGCCTTACGTCGGCTATCAGGGCGGCGGAGTGGAGACGCGGGCTCTCGGTGCGGTGGATATCGCGCTGTGGGATCTGCTCGGCCGGCAGGCCGGCCTGCCCGTGACCGACCTGCTCGGCGGCCCGGTGCGCGACGACATCGACGTCTACAACACCTGCGCCGGACCGGGCTACATCGCCACCTCCGGCCGGCAGGAGTCGGCCAACTGGGGCGTCGGCGGGACCAGCCGGTACGAGGACCTCGAGGCCTTCCTGCACCGACCGGCGGAGCTGGCCAAAGAGCTACTGGCCGAGGGCATCGGCGGGATGAAGGTCTGGCCGTTCGACACCGCGGCGGAACGCTCCGCGGGCAACGAGATCTCGCCCGCCGAATTGGACGCGGGACTGCGGTGCCTCGCCGCCATCAGGGACTCCGTCGGTCTCGACATGCGCCTGATGGTCGAACTGCACGGGCTCTGGAACCGGCCCACGGCCGAGCGGATCTGCGCGGCGGTCGCGCCGTACCAGCCCTTCTGGGTCGAGGATCCGTTGCGCGGGGACCAGGTCGAGGCGTTCTCGCGACTCGCGTCGCGGGTCGACGTACCGATCGCCACCGGCGAGACGTGCGTCGGCCGCCGTGGCTTTCTGCCGCTCCTGCAGGCCGGCGCGCTCGACGTGGTCACCGTCGACGTGCAGTGGACCGGTGGTATCACCGAGGCGCGCAAGGTGGCGGCCCTCGCCGACACCTACGGCGTGCCGGTCGCACCGCATGATTGCACCGGCCCGGTGAGTCTTGCCGCGTGCCTGCACCTGGTCATGAGCCAGCCCAACGGCCTCATCCAGGAGACCGTTCGGGCCTTCCTGCGGACCTGGTACGCCGACCTCGTCGTCGGCCTGCCGGAGGTGGTCGACGGCCGGATCGCGCCGACCCGCGAACCCGGTCTCGGGCTGCGACTGGTCGACGGGCTCGCCGACCGCACCGACGTACAACGACGCATCAGCACGGTCTGA
- a CDS encoding extracellular solute-binding protein: MALSRRDLLRFGGAAAAGGLLAPGLAACGQGSQAPIKSGSVDVNLWTNDQNYVNLFTWWAKRLSTPSATYRYNLRPLVQDSEVVATKTLSAYTAHSHPPELPGIEISQFSRFMKAGIAPTVFVDLTDRIAGVRDQFFASRWAPYQVDGRQYGVESSFPLAVYYYRADLFEKYKIPVELDTWDDVLKVGKQVNDKHGVSLGVVGIPQGGDLTWLGILLQQRGGQFFDKDGNLTIDSRETVDAIQLMVDGVKSGAFLMVSDFYGGPGTAAIKQGKGAAFFMPDWFESFILRSTAPELSGKWRMRPLPRFSGGGHPTSVWGGTGFCVSKGMAGTDATWDLLQKVYLTEEGQVERFKRIHFLPTMKKAWDNKELIDFTDPYLGGQHSFRLFKSLSNDAPTQYQSPYWNIMTVELSIALEDALTGRKTAAQAVKSATASITSQMK; the protein is encoded by the coding sequence ATGGCCTTGTCACGACGCGACCTGCTGCGGTTCGGCGGCGCGGCGGCCGCCGGGGGCCTGCTGGCGCCCGGCCTCGCGGCCTGCGGACAGGGTTCGCAGGCCCCGATCAAGTCCGGCTCGGTCGACGTGAACCTCTGGACCAACGACCAGAACTACGTCAACCTCTTCACCTGGTGGGCGAAACGCCTGTCGACGCCGTCGGCGACCTACCGCTACAACCTGCGCCCGCTGGTGCAGGACTCCGAGGTCGTCGCCACGAAGACCCTGTCGGCGTACACCGCGCACAGTCACCCGCCCGAGCTGCCCGGCATCGAGATCTCGCAGTTCTCCCGGTTCATGAAGGCCGGGATCGCGCCGACCGTGTTCGTGGACCTGACCGATCGGATCGCCGGCGTCCGGGACCAGTTCTTCGCGTCCCGCTGGGCACCGTATCAAGTGGACGGACGGCAGTACGGCGTCGAGTCGTCCTTCCCGCTCGCGGTCTACTACTACCGCGCCGACCTCTTCGAGAAGTACAAGATCCCGGTCGAGCTCGACACGTGGGACGACGTACTGAAGGTCGGTAAGCAGGTCAACGACAAACACGGTGTCTCGCTCGGGGTGGTCGGAATCCCGCAGGGCGGCGACCTGACCTGGCTCGGGATCCTGCTGCAGCAGCGGGGCGGGCAGTTTTTCGACAAGGACGGCAACCTCACCATCGACAGCCGGGAGACGGTCGACGCCATCCAGCTGATGGTCGACGGCGTGAAGTCCGGGGCGTTCCTGATGGTCAGCGACTTCTACGGCGGCCCGGGCACCGCCGCGATCAAGCAGGGCAAGGGCGCCGCGTTCTTCATGCCGGACTGGTTCGAGAGCTTCATTCTCCGGTCGACCGCACCCGAGCTGTCCGGCAAGTGGCGGATGCGTCCGCTGCCCCGCTTCTCCGGCGGCGGACATCCCACCAGCGTGTGGGGCGGCACCGGATTCTGCGTCTCCAAGGGCATGGCCGGCACCGATGCGACCTGGGACCTGCTGCAGAAGGTCTACCTGACCGAGGAAGGCCAGGTCGAGCGCTTCAAGCGGATCCACTTCCTGCCGACCATGAAGAAGGCGTGGGACAACAAGGAGCTCATCGACTTCACCGACCCGTATCTGGGTGGTCAGCATTCGTTCCGGCTGTTCAAGAGCCTGTCCAACGATGCACCGACCCAGTACCAGAGCCCGTACTGGAACATCATGACGGTCGAGCTGTCGATCGCCCTCGAAGACGCCCTCACCGGCCGCAAGACCGCAGCACAGGCCGTCAAGAGCGCCACCGCATCCATCACCTCCCAGATGAAGTGA
- a CDS encoding sugar ABC transporter permease, with product MAETSTILRRPSGDRKSRTLPAGRTRQHSRLVPYLFVSPFYVLYVLFLLGPTVYAFWLSLHEWAGIGPSTWVGLSNYTRLFRDSSFHGAVTNTLWYVAASVLVVTPLALVIATALNTRGLRGRDMFRVGYFLPMVLSPVVVSLVFTIIFDQNFGLLNAVLRGLIGIKPVNWLGAPNWAKVAIVIVLIWRWTGYLVIYFLAGLQSVPRDLYEAADIDGAGAIGKFRSVTVPMLKPVTAFVAITVFIGAAQIFEEPFILTQGGPGESTMSVAYFIYRAAFEREDFGYAAAAGFLLFIVVFVLTRVLAHFFGIGREDH from the coding sequence ATGGCTGAGACCTCGACCATCCTCCGCCGACCGAGTGGTGACCGGAAGTCCCGGACGCTGCCGGCCGGGCGCACCCGCCAGCACAGCCGGCTGGTGCCCTACCTGTTCGTGTCGCCGTTCTACGTCCTCTACGTGCTCTTCCTGCTGGGGCCGACGGTCTACGCGTTCTGGCTCAGCCTGCACGAGTGGGCCGGCATCGGGCCGAGCACCTGGGTCGGGCTGAGCAACTACACCCGGTTGTTCCGCGACTCCAGCTTCCACGGCGCGGTCACCAACACCTTGTGGTACGTCGCGGCCAGCGTGCTGGTCGTGACGCCGCTCGCCCTCGTGATCGCCACCGCGCTCAATACCCGCGGTCTGCGTGGCCGGGACATGTTCCGGGTCGGCTACTTCCTGCCGATGGTGCTGTCCCCGGTCGTGGTCTCCCTCGTCTTCACGATCATCTTCGACCAGAACTTCGGGCTGCTCAACGCCGTGCTGCGCGGCCTGATCGGGATCAAGCCGGTCAACTGGCTGGGTGCTCCCAACTGGGCGAAGGTAGCGATCGTCATCGTCCTGATCTGGCGGTGGACCGGCTACCTGGTCATCTACTTCCTGGCCGGCCTGCAGAGCGTCCCGCGCGACCTCTACGAGGCAGCTGATATCGACGGCGCCGGCGCAATCGGGAAGTTCCGCAGCGTCACCGTCCCGATGCTCAAGCCGGTGACCGCGTTCGTCGCCATCACCGTCTTCATCGGCGCGGCGCAGATCTTCGAAGAACCGTTCATCCTCACGCAGGGCGGGCCGGGCGAATCCACGATGAGCGTCGCGTACTTCATCTACCGCGCCGCGTTCGAGCGCGAGGACTTCGGCTACGCCGCGGCGGCCGGGTTCCTGCTCTTCATCGTCGTGTTCGTCCTGACCCGCGTACTCGCGCACTTCTTCGGCATCGGACGAGAGGACCACTGA
- a CDS encoding carbohydrate ABC transporter permease — translation MAATTMTRTRRSSSTAGRRARMTGLYAVLVLILIVAVLPLLWALSSSFKPVAEIFVYPPKLWPTHGTLQNFTDLFKNVPFPRWLWTSLWVSILATALAVFFCSLGGYAFAKYHFPGQRVLFDIMFSSMMIPFAVILIPLFVEMAKIGWADTYVALIVPWVAPAFGIFMMRQFIIQAVPDQVIEAARIDGASEFGIFCRIVLPMVRPALGALAVWNFLNSYNSFLWPLVVLSSEEKFTLPLGLNSLVGTYSREYGLVMAGTILAAVPTILIFLALRKQLIEGLTVGSVKG, via the coding sequence ATGGCCGCGACCACCATGACCCGCACCCGGCGGTCGTCCTCCACGGCAGGACGGCGGGCGCGGATGACCGGCCTCTACGCGGTGCTGGTCCTCATCCTGATCGTCGCCGTACTACCGCTGCTGTGGGCGCTGTCCAGCTCGTTCAAGCCGGTCGCGGAGATCTTCGTCTATCCGCCGAAGCTGTGGCCCACGCACGGCACGCTGCAGAACTTCACCGACCTCTTCAAGAACGTGCCCTTCCCGCGCTGGTTGTGGACCAGCCTCTGGGTCAGCATTCTCGCGACCGCGCTCGCGGTCTTCTTCTGCTCGCTGGGCGGCTACGCCTTCGCCAAATACCACTTCCCCGGGCAACGGGTCCTCTTCGACATCATGTTCAGCTCGATGATGATTCCGTTCGCGGTCATCCTCATCCCGCTGTTCGTCGAGATGGCGAAGATCGGGTGGGCCGACACTTACGTCGCCCTGATCGTGCCGTGGGTCGCGCCGGCCTTCGGAATCTTCATGATGCGGCAGTTCATCATCCAGGCGGTGCCCGACCAGGTGATCGAGGCCGCCCGCATCGACGGCGCCAGCGAGTTCGGCATCTTCTGCCGCATCGTGCTGCCGATGGTGCGGCCCGCCCTCGGGGCGCTCGCGGTCTGGAACTTCCTCAACAGCTACAACAGCTTCCTCTGGCCGCTCGTGGTGCTGTCAAGCGAGGAGAAGTTCACCCTGCCGCTCGGGCTCAACTCGCTGGTCGGCACGTATTCCCGGGAATACGGCCTCGTCATGGCCGGGACAATCCTCGCGGCCGTCCCGACCATCCTCATCTTCCTGGCGTTGCGCAAACAGCTCATCGAAGGACTCACCGTGGGCTCGGTCAAGGGCTGA
- a CDS encoding FCD domain-containing protein: protein MTANSSTLAAQLQRQILGGEIPPGGALPSERKLAERYRVSRSVVREVLGVLAERRLIEVVIGRGAFVRAPRTTDAARAFQGVLRRHGVTARQLVEARRLLESHAAESAAVRATDADLRDMLTHLEALEGADRLVERVRRDLAFHITVARAAHNPVLEVMFASIAEPSAELILRSLSDPATAAAGVPVHRRVYNAIRSGNPRAARSAMARHADIAAQTYGPDLDRDLDQVAGADLRHALGLDDADLDEVRSAVHPG, encoded by the coding sequence GTGACCGCGAACTCGAGCACGCTCGCCGCGCAGTTGCAGCGCCAGATACTCGGCGGCGAGATACCGCCGGGCGGTGCGCTCCCCTCCGAACGCAAGCTGGCCGAGCGCTACCGCGTGAGCCGGTCGGTCGTCCGTGAGGTGCTCGGAGTGCTCGCCGAACGCCGGCTCATCGAGGTCGTCATCGGGCGCGGAGCCTTCGTCCGGGCGCCCCGCACGACCGACGCCGCGCGGGCCTTCCAGGGAGTGCTCCGCCGGCATGGCGTGACCGCCCGCCAGCTCGTCGAGGCGCGGCGGCTGCTCGAGTCGCACGCGGCCGAATCGGCCGCCGTCCGGGCGACCGACGCGGACCTGCGGGACATGCTGACCCACCTGGAGGCGCTCGAGGGCGCCGACCGACTGGTGGAGCGGGTACGGCGCGATCTCGCCTTCCACATCACCGTCGCGCGCGCGGCGCACAACCCGGTGCTCGAGGTCATGTTCGCCTCGATCGCCGAGCCCAGCGCCGAACTGATCCTGCGCAGCCTGAGCGACCCGGCAACGGCCGCCGCCGGCGTTCCCGTGCACCGGCGGGTCTACAACGCGATCCGGTCCGGCAATCCCCGGGCCGCGAGGTCGGCGATGGCCCGGCACGCCGACATCGCCGCGCAGACCTACGGCCCGGATCTCGACCGCGACCTCGACCAGGTCGCCGGAGCGGATCTCCGGCACGCGCTCGGCCTCGACGACGCCGATCTGGACGAGGTGCGCAGCGCCGTACACCCGGGCTGA
- a CDS encoding DUF6390 family protein, whose product MNLDGDTTGARLTGRPTTLDRPENAVARESGAVLFTRYAYPPNELGYCGPPDHRALLEYGTAGVVDDGLVQLARGFLGAWPYLQLIAEGTGIGDPLDRRVVQAYWVGSRLLERVDRNMFGNSLRDRFHPRTGLTWSYLEENVPADAVPHHSFHVFGVYPWVGLLGADRGDTPLTVLDRCRIRWGQVVAVEPGQVVVRSQPLTWDGHHLGLGPAQTETATRSVDGYSFLPDLKIGDWVSLHWHWVCDRLSASDLAALKHYTARQLDITNHKVQHSGPAAALS is encoded by the coding sequence GTGAACCTCGATGGGGACACCACCGGCGCCCGGCTCACCGGCCGGCCCACAACCCTCGACCGGCCGGAGAACGCCGTCGCCCGGGAGTCCGGCGCGGTGCTGTTCACCCGATACGCCTACCCACCGAACGAGCTCGGCTACTGCGGACCGCCCGACCACCGGGCGCTGCTCGAATACGGCACCGCCGGCGTCGTCGACGACGGCCTGGTGCAGCTCGCGCGGGGCTTCCTCGGCGCCTGGCCCTACCTGCAGCTCATCGCCGAGGGCACCGGCATCGGCGACCCGCTCGACCGGCGCGTGGTGCAGGCCTACTGGGTCGGCAGCCGGCTGCTCGAGCGGGTCGACCGCAACATGTTCGGCAACTCCCTACGCGACCGGTTCCACCCGCGCACCGGGCTCACCTGGAGCTATCTCGAGGAGAACGTCCCGGCCGACGCCGTGCCTCATCACAGCTTCCACGTCTTCGGCGTCTACCCGTGGGTCGGGCTGCTCGGCGCCGACCGGGGCGACACCCCGCTGACGGTGCTCGACCGGTGCCGGATCCGGTGGGGCCAGGTCGTCGCCGTCGAGCCCGGTCAGGTCGTGGTGCGCTCGCAGCCCCTGACCTGGGACGGCCACCACCTCGGCCTCGGGCCGGCGCAGACCGAGACCGCGACCCGGTCGGTCGACGGCTATTCGTTCCTGCCGGACCTGAAGATCGGGGACTGGGTGTCGCTGCACTGGCACTGGGTCTGCGACCGGCTCAGCGCGTCGGATCTGGCGGCGTTGAAGCACTACACCGCGCGCCAGTTGGACATCACCAACCACAAGGTGCAGCACTCGGGCCCGGCCGCCGCGCTCTCCTGA
- a CDS encoding ABC transporter ATP-binding protein, translated as MTDVRAPDIVRSTPAVTCRGLQVEYDGHPVLVDLELTVGAGEVVALLGPSGSGKTTLLHTVAGFVAPSGGEVWLGDRLVASADRLEPPERRAVGMVFQNYALWPHLSALDTVGYPLRRAGRSRADARAEALALLDRLRAAHLADRRPSQLSGGEQQRIGLARALARRGSVNLFDEPTAHLDASLRATVQEEIADAQRRTGAAAIYATHDATEALAVADRLVLLHRGHLVQTGSPRAVYEQPVDLWAARLTGPAFVLRGSARSGPSGRVVVSVAGVRVDLDVGPPDGVVADEVNVLVRPDWTALDGPLPGQVDRVQYRGAHTDYRLDTPAGRVVVRDAGPPRLQVGDQTTWRLSRGWLLPPSSGQRD; from the coding sequence GTGACCGATGTGCGAGCGCCGGACATCGTCCGGTCCACGCCCGCGGTCACCTGCCGGGGACTGCAGGTCGAGTACGACGGTCATCCGGTGCTCGTCGATCTCGAGCTGACCGTCGGGGCGGGTGAGGTCGTGGCGTTGCTCGGACCGTCCGGTTCGGGAAAGACCACGCTGCTGCACACCGTGGCCGGCTTCGTGGCACCGAGCGGCGGTGAGGTGTGGCTGGGTGACCGCCTGGTCGCCTCGGCCGACCGGCTGGAGCCACCCGAGCGGCGGGCCGTCGGGATGGTGTTCCAGAACTACGCACTGTGGCCGCATCTGTCGGCGCTCGACACGGTCGGCTACCCGCTGCGCCGGGCCGGCCGGTCCCGGGCGGACGCCCGGGCCGAAGCGCTCGCCCTGCTCGACCGGCTGCGTGCCGCCCACCTCGCCGACCGCCGTCCCAGCCAGCTGTCCGGCGGCGAGCAGCAACGCATCGGCCTGGCCCGCGCACTCGCCCGCCGCGGCTCGGTCAACCTCTTCGACGAGCCGACGGCGCACCTCGACGCCTCGCTCCGCGCGACGGTGCAGGAGGAGATCGCCGATGCCCAGCGGCGTACCGGCGCGGCCGCGATCTACGCCACGCATGACGCGACCGAGGCGTTGGCGGTCGCCGACCGCCTGGTGCTGCTGCACCGCGGGCACCTCGTGCAGACCGGATCACCGCGCGCGGTCTACGAACAACCGGTCGACCTGTGGGCCGCCCGGCTGACCGGTCCCGCGTTCGTGCTGCGGGGGAGTGCCCGGTCCGGTCCGTCCGGTCGCGTCGTGGTGAGCGTCGCCGGCGTCCGGGTGGATCTCGACGTGGGGCCGCCGGACGGCGTCGTCGCGGACGAGGTCAACGTCCTCGTCCGGCCGGACTGGACCGCGCTCGACGGGCCGCTGCCCGGTCAGGTGGACCGGGTTCAGTACCGCGGCGCGCACACCGACTACCGGCTCGACACGCCGGCCGGCCGGGTCGTGGTCCGCGACGCGGGGCCGCCGCGACTGCAGGTGGGGGACCAGACGACCTGGCGGTTGTCCCGCGGGTGGCTGCTCCCGCCGTCCAGCGGGCAGCGCGACTGA